DNA from Oncorhynchus masou masou isolate Uvic2021 chromosome 5, UVic_Omas_1.1, whole genome shotgun sequence:
tcagtactatgttgaagcacctttggcagcgactacagcctcatgtcttggcacacttgtatttggggaatttctccaattcttctctgcagatcctctcaagctctgtcaggttggatggggagtgttgctgcacatctattttcaggtctctccagagatatttgattgggttcaactccggactctggctgggttactcaaggacattcagagacttgtcccaaagccactcctgtgtggtcttggctgtgtgcttaggatcgttgtcctgttggaaggtgaaacaccgtcccagtctgaggtcctgagcacgttttcatcaaggatcgctctgtactttgctccagtCATTTTTGcctagatcctgactagtctcccattccctgctgctgaaaaccatccccacagcatgatgcttccactaccgtgcttcaccgtaggaagggtgcctccctgaccaagatttccctaccaaggcctttctcccccgattgctcagtttggccaggcggccagctctaggaagagtcttggtggttccaaacttcttccatttaagaatgatggaggccactgtgttcttggagacagtcaatgctgcagaaatgtttcggTAActttcctcagatctgtgcctcaacacaatcctgtctcagagctctacggacaattcctttgacttcatggcttggtttttgctctgacatgcactgtcaactgtgggacctcatatagacagatgtgtgcctttccaaatcatgtccaatcaattgcatttaacacaggcggactccaatcaagttgtagcaacatcaaggataatcaatggaaataggatgcacctgagctcaatttcgagtctcatagcaaaagggtctgaatagttatgtaaataaggtatgttttttattttttataaatttgcaaacatttctaaaaacctgttttcgttttgtcattatagggtattgtgtggagatttctgaggatttatttaatccattttagaataaggctgtaacgtaacaaaatgtggaaaatgtcaaggggtcttaatactttctaaaggcactgtataagAAACCCTGTTATAAGAGAGAatcatacactacatggccaaaagtatgtggacgcctGCTTTTCAAACatatcattccaaaatcatgggcaatcATGGCCCCCCCACCcccgctgctataacagcctccactcttctgggaatgctttccactatatgttgggacattgctgcagggacttgcttccattcagccacaagcgcattagtgttcgaggtcagggctctgtacaggccagtcaagttcttccacacagggCCATATGCGACCTGCGACCTGATTCAATATGGCCCGCGGAATTATGCTCAGATCACATAAAGAATTTGCGACAGTAAAGTtttgaaaagcattttttaatCAAATTAAAAGCCCAATAAATACTCGCCTTTGTGTAATGATTTAACACCCATCACTTGTGGAACATGTATTTTTTGAAGGCACGTATAAATAACAACTGCacgaggacagacagtgactgacaggctgacacgtcacagttacaaataatagctagctagaaattgagcaaaaatgtgtttttcaaaaAAAAGGAAAGTAGACAATGAATGTAGGGTGTTTTTTGGTATTTTTGCACATTAGATGTACAGCCTAGTCATAGCCTTCAAGGGAAAATGAATCCTCCTGACCCCGCCAAGTAGAAGCCAACAATCTCACACACCTTCCAACACTaatagtctgttccctatcagatggaGAAGTATACATCGCTGCTACGTGCTTTGAAAGCTGAGTTCTCGTCATTTTGAGGATTTCAAAGAGTTGGAAAATgacatgctgttggtttcctctcctttcaccttcaatgtggataacTCTCCCACTGACCTGCAACTTGAGTTTACCGATCTTCAATCTGATGCAATGATTGGAGAAGtattcaaaacaatgtcactgaTGAGGTTCTTATGCATCTCGCTTAACAAAACTTTCCAAAGATTAGGAGTCATGTTCAGaagatgtttgtactgtttgggtcaacctatgcatgtgaacagacattttcagtgatgaaatataacaggtcaaggcacagatcatctCTTACTGACTCTCTCTGCAATCCTGCGCAAAGCAACGTCAGAAACTATATccgacttcactgctctagtcaatccccatcagagacttcacccCTCACACTGATTGAGTAGTTTAAATGCAATGTTGAGCTCTCAATTTATTGTGTTTTTGTGCATACCAAGagttctgtccgtggtgctgaatgcacagtgTAATTTTCCTTCTGTGTAGTTCattgcatgtttaataatgaaaatgCCTACCAAAAGGAAAACATGAATGTGGTTAAAAAAGTTAAGTAGCATGTCTGGATGTGATTTACAGTTGATTTACTGTGTTTACAGTAGATATCTGTaaacacagtcatacacatgatGTATAATCCTGTAATATGATTCTGGCATGCAATGgcaaaaatatattctaatgtgGCCCTCCATGGAAAATAATTGCCCAGGCCTGGTCTAGAATGCAAttttatgctgtagcgttaagatttcccttcactggaagtaaggggtctagcccaaaccataaaaacagccccagatcattattcctccccaacaaaactttacagttggcattatgcattcgggcaggtagcgttctcctggcatctgccaaacccaggttcgaccgtcggactgccagatggtgaagcgtgatttatcactccagagaacgcgtttccactgctccatagTCCATAAGCggtaagctttacaccactccagtcgacgcttggcattgcgcatggtgatcttaggcttggctgctcggccatggaaacccatttcatgaagctcccgacaaacagttattgtgctgacgttgcatccagaggcagtttgggactaggtagtgagtgttgcaactgaggacagacgatttctaCGCACTTCAGCCCTCGGCGGCctcgattgcatggctgtgtgcttgattttattcACCTGTCAGCAAAGAGTGTAGCTGAAatggccaaatccactaatttgaagtggtgtccacatacacttcATGGCCAAAAGTATATTTAAAGTAGACAGGTGCTACCTAGGTGAGAGAGTGAATGTTTTGAACACATTAACTAAAGCTGACATTTAGCTAGGGCAAActtaatttttatttcacctttatttaacagattggccagttgagaacaagttctcatttacaactgagacctggccaagataaagcaaagcagtgcgacaaaaacaacagagttacacataaacaaacgtacagtcaataacacagtagaacaaTCTATGTAGTGTGttcaaatgtagaagagtagggaggtaaggccatagaggtgaaataattacaatttagcataaacactggagtgatagatgtgcagatgatgatgtgcaagtagagatactggggtgcaaaagagcaagaagataaataatatggggatgaggtagtagggtgtgctatttacagtttggttgtgtacaggtacagtgattagtaagctactctgacagctgatgcttaaagatagagaggaagatataAGACTCCATCCAgcatcagtgatttttgcaatttgttccaaacattggcagcagagaattggaatgAAAGGCGgtcaaaggaagtgttggctttggggatgaccagtgaaatatacctgctggagcgcgtgctacgggtgggtgttgctatagtgaccattgagctgagataaggcggggctttacctagcaaagacttatagatgacctggaaccagtgggtttggcgatgaatatgtagagggccagccaacgagagcataccggtcgtagtggtgggtagtatatggggctttggtgacaaaacagatggcactgtgatagactgcatccaatttgctgagtagaatgttggaggctattttgtaaatgacatcgccgaagtcaaggatcggtaggatagtcagttttacgagggtatgtttggcagcatgagtgaaggaggctttgtttgcgaaataggaagccgattctagattgcTTAGGTATCAACGGCTTAGATAAAGGCAAACCATGCATTGATATGACAAACAAGTAATGTGGACAGGCAGTTTGTCAACCTCACAGCAGATGGTAAATAGCCAATGTCACTTGGGTCTAAACATCAAATTGTTAAGGATACTAGCTAGATAGCCATGTTGTGACACTACTAGCTGAGTAGTGTAGTTAACaccatggtgtgtgtatgtggtagTGTAACGTTAGCTATACAACTGGATGAACCTAGTGGAACACagctagctagataacgttaTTCCTCCGAGTCCTTTCATCAGCATGACTCGCTCCTCCAGCTGGCTGTCATGCATGCAGGTTCGAGCTTGACAGTAAAACAGAACTACGGAGTAGACCAAAACAAATCACGCTCTCCCACCAGTAATATTCTGACGTCCTTCCGCATCTTCACCACTGCTGAAGACCAAATCTGCAAATGCGTTCATGAAATCATTTATGTTCTCGTGTGGTTTAATACAGCCAGCGTTCCGCTATGTGGCCTGGCTTACGTTTGTTTGCATTTTCCCAGTTGAGCTTCACCAACATAAACCTAACTGTAGTAAATGCCCTGCACTGAATGATATTACCAAACGGGTCCTTTGAAAGAGTTAACCTCTCAGACATAAAGCGTAGCTGCTGAGGTTGACATTTATATTATTAGTCATTCGTCTGCACACAACTTGAATGTTACGACCGCGCAAGCTAGCCTGAACATGAAATTACGACCCGACTCTGACGAGGCGAGCgaggggacaaatattgtacagCTACTATAACAACGCAAAACTCCATACACTCTTTGGGTGAAATAAAAAAGCAACATTAAAAATATGGGTGATTGTCATTTTATTTTGACCTCTAATAGGAATATTGTGCTAAATATATTAATTACTAAAtatgttattttatttatctCACTCGTAAACAGACAACTCTTTATGTTGTCCCCATCCTCACATATCCTTATGACACGTAAGGAGGAAAGGACAGAGCATTGTTTAGCTTCAGCCCAAACAGCCAGAACACTGGCCTCACTGGCTCTGTGAATCCCTCCTCCACACAATGCAGCAGAGTCTGACTGTCAGACAGGCTATAAAATGACAAGGTCCCATTTGTCACATCCAGAGCCAGTCTAACGATACTGGGGCAGCCATGTTTGATAAACTCCTCTATGTTATCGTGCCAGTAGCAGAGCTTGTTCCTGCTCCACTCCAGGCACCAGGAGTTGGCTGTGCGACCCAGCTGATCTCTGCGGCCGATGCTGAGGTAGGAAACCCCGACGGCCCAGCCCACGCTCGCCGACGTATCTACATCCCAATAGTGGCAGCCTTCGCTGAACTCCTGCTCCGCCATCCACTGGCTGATGTCAAAGCGGCCGTTATGGCATGCGGAGGACGTCCTCTTGGTCACCACTCTGTGCTCTTTGGGTATGAAGGTCAGGCTCCTGTGGCCTAGGGCTGGGTCGAAGGTGAGCCAGGAGAAGCTGACCCCAGGCAGGGGATGGGGTGTAGGGGCAAAGCCTGCTGACAGACATGGACATTAGATGAACACAGTCAAGtttatcagcctactgtatctgacCATGATGGAAAAAATGACCTAATTGTCATACTTCAGTAAAAGCAAAGATACCGTAAAAAAATCCCCCCAAAAactatttgtttcattagttctTTGTTGACAAAGTCCCAAAATGTTTccttgtcagcaatcaagttttcaagatatgtaactttcaaaataccaAAATCCTCCCTATATGATGCATTTTGCAAATACCAAAATATTGTTTTGGGGTGGAGTGTTCCTTtataatagaaaatgactgaatTTAAagggaaagtcacccagtaaaataatactggagtaaaagtctaaaagtatttggtttcaaatatacttaagtatctaaATTAAtagtaattgctcaaatatacttaagtatcaaaagtaaaagtataaatcatgtCAAATACTTTATATTAAGCCAACTAGACAGCACAAtcttcttgttttttaaattacgGATAGCCAAGGGCACATTCCAAcgtcatttacaaacaaagcatttgtgtttagtgagtccaccagatcagaggcagtagggatgacctggattgttttcttgataagtgtgtgaattataccattttcctgtcctgctaagcattcaaaagataaccagtacttttgggtgtcagggaaaatgtatggagtaaaaattacattattttatttaggaatgtagtgaagtaaaagtaaaagttgtccaaaatattaaaagttaagtacagatacccccaaaactacttaagtagtactttaaagtatttttattcaAGTACTTTAATCCACTGGTATCTGATGTACTCTAATTCAACAGATGTCTTCGAAtggctatactgtatataggctacCCCATCTAGTGGTTGATTGGTGAAAACAGCACATTATATTTACAGTATTCAGTACATTATAAGGAGTCATATTCAAATGAGACTCAAGAATAGGACAAATTCTACAGTCTACCTTCAGCACTGTATCTGTCATTTGAAGGAGGGGAGATAGGCAACTCCTGAACCCGACCATCATGGGAGGCTGGGACATCTGGACATCTGTCATCTGTCACTTCTGAGCTTGTGTCATTTATAACAACAGGGGTCTCCATCTATATGACAAGATAACACAACACAGGAGCATGAAAATTAACTTTGAAAAAGATGATCTTTAAAAAATATGATCTTTAAAAAAGAAAACCAACTAAGGAGGAAGTTGTAGCCTACTGGAAATACTGTATCTGGAAAGTTTACCTGTTGCTGTTGAATAGTACTTCCCAGCTCAGATGGTCTGTTGATATCAGTCTGTTGTGAGTGTGAGGCCACACATTCTTCAGCTTTATCCTCTTTGAAGTCCTGACAATTATATAATGTAATATTATATAATACAATTAAACTATTTCTACTAATTGATAACTACTATAACGTTATTTATAGTTGTGCACTTGTttatggtaaaaaaataaaaataattgaatCCTCCAAACCGATTTATTCCTATTTAAAATTCTGCGTTATTATGTAGCGACGTTGATCGTGACAGGAGTCAATAAGCATACTCTGTTCATAAAAAAACGTTTAACTTACCACTTCCATTTCATGTCCTTTTATAAATTCTTCAGTGGATACAAAACGTTTATGTTCGTAATGAACATTCACAATGTTACAAAGTAGAACATTTTTATTCAGTTTAAAACCTGTTCGAATTTTTCCTCTGCAACCGGGACAATCCTTCCTCGTCTTCGCTCTTCCATGTAGATAATCCTCTAAACATTTCATACAATAACTGTGGCCACAAGTTAAAGTCACCGGATCAGTGAAAATGTCAAAGCATATTGAACATGTGAGACATTTTCCTATATCTGTAAGAAGTTCTTCATGTAGCAACGCCATTGCGGTTCGGTGTGTAGGTTAGAATGCCTGAATTGAAACCGAAAGTGCAGTAAGGGCAAGTACAGTAAAGCAGATTGCAAATTTCCCGAAAGGGATTTTTCCGCTCGAAGAAAAAATTGTACCTAATTAATAAACAACACCAAttaattatctctctctttctatgtatGTGTTTGAAAGCACGGAAATACAGGGTGTCTGTGTCTTGAGGCTGTTGGTCATTGCTGAGAGAGAGGTTTCATGAGAATATGTCAATCAAATGCAACTGTAGGCTTGTCATGTATAACGTCTGTTGGTTgtatttgtcacaccctgatctgtttcacttgtctTGTGATTGtatccaccccctccaggtgtcgcttattttccctggtgaatatatccctgtgtttcctgtctctctgtgccagttcgtatTGTATgtttttcaagtcaaccagcggttttccgTACTCCTGCTTCTATTCTCTTTTGCAGGTCCTCCCAgcttttgacccttgcctgttttctggactctctacctgaccattctgcctgccctgacccggagcctgcctgccactctgtacctcctagactctgaactggttttgaccttttgcctgtccatgactaTTCTCTTACCAACCACTTATGGATTGTTAATAAAATAATCCCAACCCCTTTTGGATTTGTTAAATAAATATCAAGACTCAAGCCATCTGCCTccagtgtctgcatctgggtctcgccttgtgcccctATATTATTATAATTGTTAAAAAGTTAGACACTTCCAAGACAGCCATTTTTCTGGTTAATATATAACACGCACCTCAAAACTATATATAACCATAACATTCTCTCCTACTGAAAGCATTGCCacctgattttttttttgttgcccAAACTGGTATTCTCAAGTGTAGGATGTGCAGATCACCCTCTTTTTCTGCTTTAAAGGttcagtgcagtcaaaaacgtgatttaaATGtgctttatatatatttccacactaaaTGGTTGGAGTAGTACTCAGCAGTTGTGGAAATTATAATAATGCCCCttcagtgtaagagctgttttaaAAGACAGCCTGAaatgtctgcctgttttggtgggatggagttttggcctggcTGGTGACATCCCCAAgtggtaaatgagttaatagaccaataagagttccaaacctctctaccaataacaggTAGTTTTCCATTTTCCTCTCCCACTCaggccactcccagacagtcctagcataATTGTTGACCATTTTAATAGAAAACAATCATAGTAAGGTACATTCTTGCTATCAGAAAGAATTTGATATTGttataaaaacagctgcattggacctttaaggtaATCAGAGTGGTCttacattggacctttaaggtAATCAGAGTGGTCttacattggacctttaaggtAATCAGAGTGGTCttacattggacctttaaggtAATCAGAGTGGTCTTACATTGGACATTTAAGGTAATCAGAGTGGTCttacattggacctttaaggtAATCAGAGTGGTCTTACATTGGATCTTTAAGATAATCAGAGTGGTCttacattggacctttaaggtAATCAGAGTGGTCttacattggacctttaaggtAATCAGAGTGGTCttacattggacctttaaggtAATCAGAGTGGTCttacattggacctttaaggtAATCAGAGTGGTCTTACATTGGACTTTTAAGATAATCAGTGGTCttacattggacctttaagatAATCAGAGTGGTCttacattggacctttaagatAATCAGAGAGGTCttacattggacctttaagatAATCCGAGTGGTCttacattggacctttaagatAATCAGAGTGGTCTTACATTGAACCTTTAAGATAATCAGAGTGGTCttacattggacctttaagatAATCAGTGGTCttacattggacctttaaggtAATCAGAGTGGTCttacattggacctttaaggtAATCAGTAGTCttacattggacctttaaggtAATCAGAGTGGTCttacattggacctttaagatAATCAGAGTGGTCttacattggacctttaaggtAATCATTGGTCttacattggacctttaaggtAATCAGTGGTCttacattggacctttaaggtAATCAGAGTGGTCttacattggacctttaaggtAATCATTGGTCttacattggacctttaaggtAATCAGTGGTCttacattggacctttaaggtAATCAGAGTGGTCTTACATTGGACCTTTCAGGTAATCAGTGGTCttacattggacctttaaggtAATCATTGGTCTTACATTGGACCTTTCAGGTAATCAGTGGTCttacattggacctttaaggtAATCAGAGTGGTCttacattggacctttaaggtAATCAGTGGTCttacattggacctttaaggtAATCAGAGTGGTCTTACATTGGACCTTTCAGGTAATCAGAGTGGTCttacattggacctttaaggtAATCAGTGGTCttacattggacctttaaggtAATCAGAGTGGTCTTACATTGGACCTTTCAGGTAATCAGTGGTCttacattggacctttaaggtAATCAGAGTGGTCTTACACATTTGGCACATCATTCACATTGTGTTCACTTTCCCCTTCACAATATTGCCATCATTGTacattttccatgatgtcaatgtCACAGTTGCCCCCCTGTTGACTTCATTGCCTTGGTTGTCTCAGTTCTGAGTTGAAAGTCAGGCAGTGATTTATTGACTAGTACTGAAGTTGAACTGCTAAACCCCTGCATTTGTGGTTGAATTCTAAGACATTTGATGAAAGTTCTATATCTGTAAAGTGACTATGAAAGTGACCCTCATTAGACATAATTATATTCGGGTTACAGTATAAACACCCTAGAATacgacaaaaacacacatatcacCCATCTCACACCCTTACCTAACCAAAATAAttaagaaaacaaagaatactaaggtcagggcgtgacaacctttatttaactaggcaagtcagttaagaacaaattcttatttacaatgacggcctaccaaaaggcaaaaggtctCATGCGGAGATGGGGGCCTGggattattataatatatatattttttaaatataatataaatataggacaaaacacatcacaacaagagataacacatagggaatcatgtattaaacagaaaaagtgttaaacaaaacaaaatatatttgagattcttcaaagtagccaccctttgccttgatgacagctttgcacacgcttggcattctctcaaccagcttcatgcggtagtcacctggaatgcatttcgattaacaggtgtgccttgttaaaagttaatttgtggaatttctttccttctcaatgcctttcagccaatcagttgtgttgtgacaaggtagggtgggtATACACttgatagctctatttggtaaaggaccaagtccatattatggcaagaacagctcaaataaacaaagagaaacgatagtccatcattactttaagacaagaaggtcagtcaatctggaaaacttcaataactttgaatgtttcttcaagagcagtcacaaaaaccatgaagtgctatgatgaaactgtgactgccacatgaaaggaagacccagagttacctctgctggagAGGGTAAGTTCATTAtaataactgcacctcagattgcagcccaaataaatgattcacagagttcaagtgacagacacatttcaacatcaactgttcagaggaaactgagtgaatcaggccttcatggtcaaattgagtggtgcgtcagatgacctggcctccacaatcacctgatctctacccaattgagatggtttgagatgagttggaccgcagcatgaaggaaaagcagctaacaagtgtgcagcaaatgtgggaactccttcaagactgttggaaaagcattcctggtgaagctggttgagagaatgccaagactctgcaaagctgtcatcaaggcaaagggtggctactttgaatctaaattctaaaatatatttagatttgtttaacactattttggttactatgtgatgtgttatttcatagttttgatgtattcaatattattctacaatgtaaaaaatagtaaaaataaagaaaaaccctagaatgagtaggtgtgtccatacttttgactggtagtgtatatttgAGACTTCTCAATCCCGAGAAATCTCAGTCAACCAAAATGGGGTCAGTCCAAGTAGCCCTGCTTGGCATCAACTGAGCTACAAAAGTATTCTGAAGGGGCAAATTCAATTTCAACATTTATGAACATTGGGTCACTACAGTTATTGTTACTTGTGGTCAAAAACATAATTTTTAGTTCATACTATGAGGGGGGAAGGTGTTACATGTATTTTACAGTAAAAGGGGAGGGTCATGTGAAAATATTTTTAATGTTGGGGAGGGGGGTGCATTTTTTCTTATGACACTGAGTTATATTTGACATATATGGCCACTCCTCCCCCTTTCTGTAATCTGTCACATCTAAATACATTATAATAATTTACTTCAAAGTCTTTATCAAAGACAGAACCATTGAACCATGTTTCCGAGAGAACCAGAACATCAGGACAGTCTTGTACTCAAATGTCAATTGTGTTCATTTTTAAAATCATACTTCGCACATTTAGGTGCATTATCCCAAGCCCCCTCGAGATTTAAAGTCAGAGGGCGTATTCAGCTTATTCACATAAGAGTTAACAGGCATAAGATCATCTGTAACTATTTTTTGAGTAAGCTGAAACTTTGCCAAGGCCCCTGGCAACCACGTGAGAGCAGAACAAACTGAGCATTTGGCAGTCGTCCCTCAAGTCACAGGACGCAGAGGCTGGCCCGGGAACTGggagagcagtgttggcagagCTCAGTCCACCCGGATGAAGCTCCCACCAAAGGAGTGGAGCTGCTACAGAGGACCAGAGTGGTTGCCAGTGCTGCATTCTGGGTGTGCACAGGAGGCCTTGGTGTGGCTCCTGTTGCAGGGTTGGGGCTTCCATGGGGGGCAGGAGTGTCTCAGGGCTGACCTGGAGATGGGAGTAGGGAGGGAAACCGAAACTAGCCTGGGAGAGAGGTTGTGGCGGGAATTGAGGAGGGTGGTGTGGAGGGCAGTGTGGCTGGCGAAGCTCCAAACTCTCAGCATATGAGGGCTGATAATGTGAATGATGCATGGTGTGGACTGCATCATGTGGTGCACTACCCTCAACAGtgtgctgtgatgggccgggtctggtAGAGATATtaggtttcaggtaagaccccaatgcagactgtgttgaagatTTTTTTATTACAGTAATAGTGGTAGGCAAACGACagatcaaggcaggcaggggtcgataatccagagtattGGGCaatggtacaggacggcaggcatgctcagggtcaggggcaggcagagtgatcAGGTAGGCGGGTCTAAatcaggagggcgagaaaaagagagactggagaAAAGCAGAAGCTGagacaaaacgctggttgacttgacaaacaagacgaacctGCAACaggcaaacagagaacacaggtatcagtacccaggggataatggggaagatggatgacacctggaggggggtggagacaaacacaaggacaggtgaaacagatcagggtgtgacagatg
Protein-coding regions in this window:
- the LOC135537747 gene encoding E3 ubiquitin/ISG15 ligase TRIM25-like isoform X2, coding for MALLHEELLTDIGKCLTCSICFDIFTDPVTLTCGHSYCMKCLEDYLHGRAKTRKDCPGCRGKIRTGFKLNKNVLLCNIVNVHYEHKRFVSTEEFIKGHEMEVDFKEDKAEECVASHSQQTDINRPSELGSTIQQQQMETPVVINDTSSEVTDDRCPDVPASHDGRVQELPISPPSNDRYSAEGFAPTPHPLPGVSFSWLTFDPALGHRSLTFIPKEHRVVTKRTSSACHNGRFDISQWMAEQEFSEGCHYWDVDTSASVGWAVGVSYLSIGRRDQLGRTANSWCLEWSRNKLCYWHDNIEEFIKHGCPSIVRLALDVTNGTLSFYSLSDSQTLLHCVEEGFTEPVRPVFWLFGLKLNNALSFPPYVS
- the LOC135537747 gene encoding E3 ubiquitin/ISG15 ligase TRIM25-like isoform X1; the encoded protein is MALLHEELLTDIGKCLTCSICFDIFTDPVTLTCGHSYCMKCLEDYLHGRAKTRKDCPGCRGKIRTGFKLNKNVLLCNIVNVHYEHKRFVSTEEFIKGHEMEVDFKEDKAEECVASHSQQTDINRPSELGSTIQQQQMETPVVINDTSSEVTDDRCPDVPASHDGRVQELPISPPSNDRYSAEAGFAPTPHPLPGVSFSWLTFDPALGHRSLTFIPKEHRVVTKRTSSACHNGRFDISQWMAEQEFSEGCHYWDVDTSASVGWAVGVSYLSIGRRDQLGRTANSWCLEWSRNKLCYWHDNIEEFIKHGCPSIVRLALDVTNGTLSFYSLSDSQTLLHCVEEGFTEPVRPVFWLFGLKLNNALSFPPYVS